One window of Streptomyces sp. NBC_00273 genomic DNA carries:
- a CDS encoding short-chain fatty acyl-CoA regulator family protein, translating into MSKTYAGARLRRLREERRMTQADLARVLAISPSYLNQMEHDSRPLTVPVLLRLTEAFGVDPGFFSERDTSRLVADLREALANEVAQARVSPSDLAELATRMPAVASVLLDLGRRSQLLTERLAHAADGRDVATDSPRSPHEEIREFFYRRQNYLHDTDVAAEDLAAEIGIRPGDVIRALTRRLGDRHGIRTATDSDRLHHYDPAARVLHLSNRLRPGQQAFRMATQLALIEYGAELDRLAAEDFPPGTPVHALARIGIANHFAGALILPYRAFHSAAEEFRYDIERLTDHFGIGYETVCHRLSTLQRPRLRGVPFSFVRVDRAGNMSKRQSATGFHFSRAGGTCPLWNVYEAFAAPGRIHVQVAAMPDGQRYLWTARAVTRHRGGWGEPGKTFAIGLGCEIRHASRLVYADGLALDNTAAATPIGMGCRLCERLDCPQRAVPPLGRALAVDENSSTFVPYPVTRNPVTARD; encoded by the coding sequence GTGAGCAAGACGTACGCGGGAGCGCGGCTGCGGCGGCTGCGCGAGGAGCGGCGGATGACCCAGGCCGACCTGGCCCGGGTGCTCGCCATCTCCCCCAGCTACCTCAACCAGATGGAGCACGACTCCCGGCCGCTCACCGTTCCGGTCCTGCTGCGGCTCACCGAGGCCTTCGGCGTCGATCCGGGCTTCTTCTCCGAACGCGACACCAGCCGACTGGTCGCCGACCTGCGCGAGGCGCTCGCGAACGAGGTGGCGCAGGCCCGCGTCTCCCCCTCCGACCTGGCCGAACTGGCCACCCGCATGCCCGCGGTCGCCTCGGTGCTGCTGGACCTGGGCCGGCGCAGCCAGCTCCTGACCGAGCGCCTCGCCCACGCCGCCGACGGCCGGGACGTGGCCACCGACAGCCCGCGCTCGCCCCACGAGGAGATCCGCGAGTTCTTCTACCGCCGGCAGAACTACCTCCACGACACCGACGTGGCCGCCGAAGACCTCGCCGCCGAGATCGGCATCCGCCCGGGGGACGTCATCCGCGCACTGACCCGCCGGCTCGGCGACCGGCACGGGATCCGGACGGCCACGGACTCCGACCGGCTGCACCACTACGACCCCGCCGCCCGGGTACTGCACCTGTCGAACCGGCTCCGGCCGGGACAGCAGGCGTTCCGGATGGCCACGCAGCTGGCGCTGATCGAGTACGGGGCCGAGCTGGACCGGCTGGCCGCCGAGGACTTCCCGCCCGGCACCCCCGTCCACGCCCTCGCGCGGATCGGCATCGCCAACCACTTCGCGGGCGCGCTCATCCTCCCGTACCGCGCCTTCCATTCGGCCGCCGAGGAGTTCCGCTACGACATCGAGCGACTCACCGACCACTTCGGGATCGGCTACGAGACGGTCTGCCACCGCCTCAGCACCCTGCAACGGCCCAGGCTGCGCGGGGTGCCCTTCTCCTTCGTCCGGGTGGACCGGGCCGGGAACATGTCGAAGCGGCAGTCGGCGACCGGATTCCACTTCTCCCGCGCGGGCGGCACCTGCCCGCTGTGGAACGTGTACGAGGCCTTCGCCGCGCCCGGCCGCATCCACGTCCAGGTGGCCGCCATGCCCGACGGGCAGCGGTACCTGTGGACCGCCCGGGCCGTCACCCGCCACCGCGGAGGCTGGGGCGAGCCCGGCAAGACCTTCGCGATCGGGCTCGGCTGCGAGATCCGGCACGCCTCACGGCTGGTGTACGCCGACGGGCTCGCCCTCGACAACACGGCGGCCGCCACCCCCATCGGCATGGGCTGCCGCCTCTGCGAACGCCTCGACTGTCCGCAGCGGGCCGTACCGCCGCTCGGGCGGGCGCTGGCCGTCGACGAGAACAGCAGCACCTTCGTCCCGTACCCGGTGACCAGGAACCCGGTCACCGCACGGGACTGA
- a CDS encoding CoA-acylating methylmalonate-semialdehyde dehydrogenase, whose translation MVRELTHFIGGKHTTGSSGLFTDVYDPNTGAVQARVPLAGRADTEAAVANAEEAQADWGQWNPQRRSRVLLRFLQLVEGERDSLARLLSSEHGKTVADAHGDLQRGLEVVEFAAGVPHLLKGEFTDNAGTGIDVYSLRSPLGVVAGITPFNFPAMIPLWQAAPALACGNSFILKPSERAPSVPLRLAELFLEAGLPPGVLNVVNGGKEAVDTLLEDPRVQALGFVGSTPIAAHIYATAAAHGKRAQCFGGAKNHMIVMPDADLDQAVEALIGAGYGSAGERCMAIAVAVPVGEETANALVAKLAERIATLRVGRSDDPEADFGPLVSRDALDRVNRYVGIGATEGAELVVDGRGFALPGHEDGFFAGATLFDRVTPQMRIYREEIFGPVLSVVRAADYEEALRLPTEHPYGNGVAIFTRDGDTARDFTRRVGAGMVGVNVPIPVPVAYHTFGGWKRSGFGDLNQHGPDSIRFYTRTKTVTSRWPSGAKEGASFTIPTMG comes from the coding sequence ATGGTCCGCGAACTCACCCATTTCATCGGCGGCAAGCACACCACCGGATCCTCCGGTCTCTTCACCGACGTGTACGACCCCAACACCGGTGCCGTCCAGGCCCGGGTCCCGCTCGCGGGGCGGGCCGACACCGAGGCCGCCGTCGCGAACGCAGAGGAGGCACAGGCCGACTGGGGGCAGTGGAACCCGCAGCGCCGCTCGCGCGTACTGCTGCGCTTCCTCCAGCTGGTCGAGGGCGAACGGGACTCGCTCGCCCGGCTGTTGTCCTCCGAGCACGGCAAGACCGTCGCCGACGCCCACGGCGACCTGCAACGCGGCCTGGAGGTGGTCGAGTTCGCCGCCGGCGTCCCGCACTTGCTGAAGGGCGAGTTCACCGACAACGCGGGCACCGGGATCGACGTGTACTCCCTGCGCTCACCGCTGGGCGTGGTCGCCGGGATCACCCCCTTCAACTTCCCCGCGATGATCCCCCTGTGGCAGGCCGCACCCGCCCTGGCCTGCGGCAACTCCTTCATCCTGAAGCCCTCCGAGCGCGCCCCCTCCGTACCGCTGCGCCTCGCCGAGCTGTTCCTGGAGGCCGGTCTGCCGCCCGGCGTGCTCAACGTGGTCAACGGCGGCAAGGAAGCCGTCGACACCCTCCTCGAAGACCCGCGCGTGCAGGCCCTCGGCTTCGTCGGTTCCACCCCGATCGCCGCGCACATCTACGCCACCGCCGCGGCCCACGGCAAGCGCGCCCAGTGCTTCGGCGGCGCCAAGAACCACATGATCGTGATGCCCGACGCCGATCTCGACCAGGCCGTGGAGGCCCTCATCGGCGCCGGCTACGGCTCCGCGGGCGAGCGCTGCATGGCCATCGCCGTCGCCGTCCCCGTCGGCGAGGAGACCGCGAACGCCCTGGTGGCCAAGTTGGCGGAGCGCATCGCCACCCTGCGCGTGGGTCGCTCCGACGACCCCGAGGCCGACTTCGGTCCGCTGGTGAGCCGGGACGCCCTCGACCGGGTGAACCGCTACGTCGGCATCGGAGCCACCGAGGGCGCCGAACTCGTCGTGGACGGGCGCGGGTTCGCCCTGCCGGGACACGAGGACGGCTTCTTCGCCGGAGCCACCCTCTTCGACCGCGTGACCCCGCAGATGCGGATCTACCGCGAGGAGATCTTCGGCCCGGTGCTGTCCGTCGTACGGGCCGCCGACTACGAGGAGGCCCTGCGCCTGCCCACCGAGCACCCGTACGGCAACGGCGTCGCGATCTTCACGCGCGACGGCGACACCGCGCGCGACTTCACCCGCCGGGTGGGCGCCGGCATGGTCGGCGTCAACGTGCCGATCCCCGTCCCCGTGGCGTACCACACCTTCGGCGGCTGGAAGCGGTCCGGCTTCGGCGACCTGAACCAGCACGGCCCCGACTCGATCCGCTTCTACACCCGTACCAAGACCGTCACCTCGCGCTGGCCCTCCGGGGCCAAGGAGGGCGCGAGCTTCACCATCCCGACGATGGGATGA
- a CDS encoding acyl-CoA dehydrogenase family protein, with protein sequence MSPVTLTLSPDQLALAEVTLDFAQEQLGPYAVTWDQDKHFPLDVIRKAADLGLGGVYVREGHGGSGLSRSDGVLVFETLATGCPSIAGYLSIHNMVAWMIDRYGDADQRARWLPDLCSARSLGSYCLTEPGAGSDAAQLRTRAERTDDGYVLTGVKQFISGAGASEVYVVMARTGGEGPGGISAFVVERADAGVSFGPNERKMGWNAQPTRQVVLDGVRIPADRRLGAEGDGFRIAMNGLNGGRLGIAACSLGGAQSALDRSLAHLADREAFGARLLDAQALQFRLADMATELAAARALVRQAADALDRGDPLAPQLCAMAKRFATDTGYAVADRALQLHGGYGYLSEYGIEKIVRDLRVHQILEGTNEVMRIIVARGLTEALR encoded by the coding sequence ATGAGCCCGGTGACCCTCACCCTCAGCCCCGATCAGCTCGCCCTCGCCGAGGTCACCCTCGACTTCGCCCAGGAGCAGCTCGGCCCGTACGCCGTCACCTGGGACCAGGACAAGCACTTCCCGCTGGACGTGATCCGCAAGGCGGCGGACCTCGGGCTCGGCGGCGTCTACGTCCGCGAGGGGCACGGCGGTTCCGGCCTCAGCCGCAGCGACGGCGTCCTCGTCTTCGAGACCCTCGCCACCGGTTGCCCCTCCATCGCCGGATACCTCTCCATCCACAACATGGTCGCCTGGATGATCGACCGGTACGGGGACGCGGACCAGCGGGCGCGCTGGCTCCCCGACCTGTGCTCCGCCCGGTCGCTGGGCAGCTACTGCCTGACCGAACCCGGCGCCGGATCCGACGCGGCCCAGCTGCGCACCCGGGCCGAGCGCACGGACGACGGCTACGTACTGACCGGGGTCAAGCAGTTCATCTCCGGCGCCGGCGCCTCCGAGGTCTACGTCGTCATGGCCCGCACCGGCGGGGAGGGCCCGGGCGGCATCTCCGCGTTCGTCGTCGAACGCGCGGATGCCGGGGTCTCCTTCGGTCCGAACGAGCGCAAGATGGGCTGGAACGCCCAGCCCACCCGCCAGGTGGTCCTGGACGGGGTCCGCATCCCAGCCGATCGGCGGCTCGGCGCCGAGGGCGACGGCTTCCGCATCGCCATGAACGGCCTCAACGGCGGCCGCCTCGGCATCGCGGCCTGCTCGCTGGGCGGTGCGCAGAGCGCGCTGGACCGCAGCCTCGCGCACCTGGCCGACCGGGAGGCCTTCGGGGCCCGGCTGCTGGACGCCCAGGCCCTGCAGTTCCGGCTCGCGGACATGGCCACCGAACTGGCCGCGGCCCGCGCCCTGGTCCGCCAGGCCGCCGACGCGCTGGACCGGGGCGATCCGCTGGCCCCGCAGCTGTGCGCGATGGCCAAGCGGTTCGCCACGGACACCGGCTACGCGGTCGCCGACCGGGCCCTCCAACTCCACGGGGGATACGGCTATTTGAGCGAGTACGGCATCGAGAAGATCGTCCGCGACCTTCGGGTCCACCAGATCCTGGAAGGCACCAACGAGGTCATGCGCATCATCGTCGCCCGCGGGCTCACGGAGGCCCTGCGATGA
- a CDS encoding enoyl-CoA hydratase/isomerase family protein translates to MNHANPGDHDRDQDHVLLRAEGHTGYITLNRPKALNALTHSMVLRIDEALAGWQQDPDVAAVVIEGAGGRGLCAGGDIRAIYEDARTGGTASADFWRDEYRLNARIARYPKPYVALMDGIVMGGGVGISAHGTVRIVTERSRVAMPETGIGFVPDVGGTYLLALAPGELGTHLALTGAPVGAADALRCGLADHFVSSELLPRLAADLARASVHEVLERYVGPAPAGTLDGDREWIDHCYAADTVEDIVERLLDSGAPAAKEAAATLRAKSPTALKVTLAALRRVRGLGPLERALEQEYRISCAALSSPDLVEGIRAQVIDKDRSPRWSPPALADVVPADVERYFAPLGARELGLTRTDSTQEVPW, encoded by the coding sequence ATGAACCACGCAAACCCCGGGGACCACGACCGTGACCAGGACCACGTGCTCCTGCGGGCCGAGGGCCACACCGGCTACATCACCCTCAACCGCCCCAAGGCGCTCAACGCCCTCACCCACTCCATGGTGCTGCGCATCGACGAGGCGCTCGCCGGCTGGCAACAGGACCCTGATGTCGCGGCCGTCGTCATCGAGGGCGCCGGTGGGCGCGGCCTGTGCGCGGGCGGTGACATCCGCGCGATCTACGAGGACGCCCGCACGGGCGGCACCGCCTCGGCCGACTTCTGGCGCGACGAGTACCGGCTCAACGCCCGCATCGCCCGCTACCCCAAGCCGTACGTCGCCCTCATGGACGGCATCGTCATGGGCGGCGGCGTCGGGATCTCGGCCCACGGCACCGTACGGATCGTCACCGAACGCTCCCGCGTGGCCATGCCCGAGACGGGCATCGGCTTCGTCCCCGACGTCGGCGGCACGTACCTGCTGGCGCTGGCGCCCGGAGAACTGGGCACCCACCTGGCCCTGACGGGGGCGCCGGTCGGGGCGGCGGACGCACTGCGCTGCGGGCTCGCCGATCACTTCGTGTCCTCGGAGCTGCTGCCGCGGCTGGCCGCGGACCTGGCACGGGCCTCCGTACACGAAGTGCTGGAACGGTACGTCGGTCCGGCGCCCGCTGGCACGCTCGACGGTGACCGCGAGTGGATCGACCACTGCTACGCGGCGGACACCGTGGAGGACATCGTGGAGCGCCTGCTCGACAGCGGCGCCCCGGCGGCGAAGGAGGCCGCCGCCACCCTGCGGGCCAAGTCGCCCACGGCGCTGAAGGTGACCCTGGCCGCCCTGCGCCGGGTGCGCGGACTCGGCCCGCTGGAGCGGGCTCTGGAGCAGGAGTACCGGATCTCCTGCGCGGCGCTGTCCTCCCCCGATCTGGTGGAGGGGATCCGCGCGCAGGTCATCGACAAGGACCGCAGCCCGCGGTGGTCGCCACCCGCCCTGGCCGACGTGGTTCCGGCGGACGTGGAACGGTACTTCGCCCCGCTCGGAGCGCGCGAGCTGGGGCTGACCCGCACGGATTCGACTCAGGAGGTGCCCTGGTGA
- the mmsB gene encoding 3-hydroxyisobutyrate dehydrogenase: MSRTVAFVGLGHMGGPMAANLVKAGHRVLGFDLVPELLATAAETGVEPAVSAAAAAAGADVVITMLPAGGHVLALYGEGGLLAAARPGTLFVDCSTIDVADARAAHEAAGAAGHRSLDAPVSGGVVGAQAASLTFMAGGGAEEFAAAAPLLDAMGKKAVHCGTAGAGQAAKICNNMILAVSMIGVSEAFVLAESLGLDHQALYDVASTASGQCWALTVNCPVPGPVPGSPANRDYLPGFAAPLMAKDLALAANALRAGGVEAPLGLKAAELYADFAAGAGAGLDFSAIVHTLRPRNGTPA, encoded by the coding sequence GTGAGCAGGACCGTGGCGTTCGTCGGACTGGGCCACATGGGTGGCCCGATGGCGGCCAACCTGGTGAAGGCCGGACACCGCGTCCTCGGCTTCGACCTGGTGCCGGAGTTGCTGGCCACCGCCGCCGAGACGGGGGTGGAGCCGGCGGTGTCGGCCGCCGCGGCGGCCGCCGGGGCCGACGTGGTGATCACCATGCTGCCGGCGGGCGGGCACGTCCTCGCCCTGTACGGGGAGGGCGGGCTGCTGGCCGCCGCGCGGCCCGGCACCCTCTTCGTCGACTGCTCGACCATCGACGTGGCCGACGCGCGGGCGGCTCACGAGGCCGCCGGGGCGGCCGGTCACCGGTCCCTCGACGCGCCCGTCTCGGGCGGGGTGGTCGGCGCGCAGGCGGCGAGCCTCACCTTCATGGCGGGCGGCGGCGCCGAGGAGTTCGCGGCGGCCGCACCGCTGCTCGACGCGATGGGCAAGAAGGCCGTGCACTGCGGGACGGCGGGCGCCGGACAGGCCGCCAAGATCTGCAACAACATGATCCTCGCCGTCTCGATGATCGGGGTGAGCGAGGCCTTCGTCCTCGCGGAGAGCCTCGGCCTGGACCACCAGGCCCTCTACGACGTGGCCTCCACCGCCTCCGGCCAGTGCTGGGCCCTCACCGTCAACTGCCCCGTGCCGGGACCGGTTCCGGGCAGCCCCGCCAACCGTGACTACCTCCCCGGCTTCGCCGCCCCCCTCATGGCCAAGGACCTCGCCCTGGCGGCGAACGCCCTGCGGGCCGGCGGGGTGGAGGCGCCGCTGGGCCTGAAGGCCGCCGAGCTGTACGCCGACTTCGCCGCCGGCGCGGGCGCGGGCCTCGACTTCTCGGCGATCGTCCACACCCTGCGACCCCGGAACGGAACACCCGCATGA
- a CDS encoding enoyl-CoA hydratase — translation MTYETILLERKGRVAVLTLDRPEALNALNLQVMTEVVAAAEELDRDPEVGCIVLTGSAKAFAAGADIKEMRPRSYMDMYLSDWFTAWDRLGQVRTPTLAAVSGYALGGGCELAMLCDILLAADTAKFGQPEIKLGVIPGIGGSQRLTRAVGKAKAMELCLTGRTMDAVEAERAGLVSRIVPADELLSEALAVAETVAGMSKPVAMMAKEAVNRAFETTLTEGVRFERRLFHAVFATADQKEGMSAFVDKRPPRFSHG, via the coding sequence ATGACCTACGAAACCATCCTGCTGGAGCGCAAGGGGCGGGTGGCCGTCCTCACCCTCGACCGGCCCGAGGCCCTCAACGCCCTCAACCTCCAGGTCATGACCGAGGTGGTGGCCGCCGCGGAGGAACTGGACCGGGACCCGGAGGTCGGCTGCATCGTCCTGACCGGCTCCGCGAAGGCCTTCGCGGCCGGCGCCGACATCAAGGAGATGCGGCCGCGCAGCTACATGGACATGTACCTCTCGGACTGGTTCACGGCGTGGGACCGGCTCGGCCAGGTCCGTACGCCCACTCTTGCGGCGGTCTCCGGCTACGCCCTGGGCGGCGGCTGCGAGCTCGCCATGCTGTGCGACATCCTGCTCGCCGCGGACACCGCGAAGTTCGGGCAGCCCGAGATCAAGCTCGGGGTGATCCCGGGGATCGGCGGATCCCAGCGGCTCACCCGGGCCGTCGGCAAGGCCAAGGCCATGGAACTGTGCCTGACGGGCCGCACCATGGACGCGGTCGAGGCCGAGAGGGCCGGCCTGGTCTCCCGGATCGTCCCGGCCGACGAGCTGCTGTCCGAGGCCCTCGCGGTCGCCGAGACCGTCGCGGGGATGTCCAAGCCGGTCGCGATGATGGCCAAGGAGGCCGTGAACCGGGCCTTCGAGACCACCCTCACCGAGGGCGTCCGCTTCGAGCGCCGCCTGTTCCACGCGGTCTTCGCCACGGCCGACCAGAAGGAGGGCATGTCCGCCTTCGTGGACAAGCGCCCGCCCCGCTTCAGTCACGGCTGA
- a CDS encoding response regulator transcription factor, with amino-acid sequence MTESRGLVLIVEDERHISDVQRLYLAREGFGVHVEADGSAGLAAARRMHPVAIVLDIGLPGMDGIAFCRALRDAGDWTPVLLVTARGDEADRILGLELGADDYLTKPFSPRELVARVKTVLRRAAGPPGPPPGDTGRLSVDPVSRTVRRDGEPVELTATEFNLLSHLLQHVGQVFTREQLLAQVWGYPGYRDTRMVDVFVSQVRAKLGDASPIRTVRGVGYSATAPGP; translated from the coding sequence ATGACGGAGTCCAGGGGCCTCGTGCTGATCGTCGAGGACGAGCGCCACATCTCCGACGTGCAACGCCTCTACCTGGCCCGCGAAGGCTTCGGCGTCCACGTCGAGGCCGACGGGTCCGCCGGTCTCGCGGCCGCCCGGCGCATGCACCCGGTGGCGATCGTCCTGGACATCGGCCTGCCCGGCATGGACGGCATCGCCTTCTGCCGCGCCCTGCGGGACGCCGGCGACTGGACACCGGTCCTGCTGGTCACCGCCCGTGGTGACGAGGCCGACCGGATCCTCGGCCTCGAACTCGGCGCGGACGACTACCTGACCAAGCCGTTCTCGCCGCGCGAGCTGGTCGCCCGGGTCAAGACCGTACTGCGCCGGGCGGCTGGCCCGCCCGGACCGCCGCCCGGGGACACCGGCCGGCTCAGCGTGGACCCGGTCAGCCGCACCGTGCGCCGCGACGGCGAGCCGGTCGAGCTCACCGCCACCGAGTTCAACCTGCTCTCCCACCTCCTCCAGCACGTGGGCCAGGTCTTCACCCGCGAGCAACTGCTCGCCCAGGTGTGGGGGTACCCCGGCTACCGCGACACCCGCATGGTCGACGTCTTCGTCTCGCAGGTACGCGCCAAGCTCGGCGACGCCAGCCCGATCCGTACGGTCCGCGGCGTCGGGTACAGCGCAACGGCTCCCGGCCCGTGA
- a CDS encoding HAMP domain-containing sensor histidine kinase has translation MTRRPRTGPRRSSLARKIVVLTTVVAALAVALTGLIAWQTAAHGAEQRERDQLTRQATVLSRLPAVSEALFTGAQVLAGPNGVQLAVIARDGTVSGTAGPAVDRRSASALLAGDPVSTTGILGGQEVLLVGQPGVRGGAVVLTEPYAVVTDNTSQIRRNVIVPLVVGMLGAALAGALLARRIARPLVTAAQIAHRLADGERGVPAPVDGPRETADIGRALNVLDGALAHSENRQREFLLSVSHDLRTPLTALQGYAEALADGLIEPERVPEVGGILADETRRLDRFLGDLLDLARLEADDFRLDVAPADLRALVSDAAAFWTGLCARHGVDLRLERPDLPVVVATDAFRVRQLIDGLVQNALRVTPEGAPLVLAVRPADAGGGAELQVRDGGPGLTEDDVRIAFDHGALHERYRDTRPVGSGLGLAIAHRLTGRLGAGIRVEGHGPEGGACFTVTLPSAPAA, from the coding sequence GTGACCCGCCGCCCCCGCACCGGTCCGCGCCGCAGCTCCCTCGCCCGCAAGATCGTGGTGCTGACGACCGTGGTGGCGGCGCTCGCGGTGGCCCTGACCGGACTGATCGCCTGGCAGACCGCCGCGCACGGTGCCGAACAGCGTGAACGCGACCAGCTGACCCGTCAGGCGACGGTACTGAGCCGGTTGCCGGCCGTGTCCGAGGCGCTCTTCACCGGCGCCCAGGTCCTGGCGGGGCCGAACGGGGTGCAGCTCGCGGTCATCGCCCGGGACGGCACCGTGAGCGGCACCGCCGGCCCGGCCGTCGACCGGAGGTCCGCATCGGCCCTGCTGGCCGGAGATCCGGTCTCCACCACCGGCATCCTCGGCGGCCAGGAAGTACTGCTGGTGGGGCAGCCCGGCGTACGCGGCGGCGCGGTCGTGCTGACCGAGCCGTACGCGGTCGTCACCGATAACACGAGCCAGATCCGCCGCAACGTCATCGTCCCGCTCGTCGTCGGCATGCTCGGCGCGGCCCTGGCCGGAGCGCTCCTCGCCCGCCGCATCGCCCGTCCGCTCGTGACGGCCGCGCAGATCGCGCACCGGCTCGCCGACGGCGAACGCGGCGTACCGGCCCCGGTCGACGGGCCCCGCGAGACCGCGGACATCGGGCGCGCCCTCAACGTCCTGGACGGGGCGCTGGCCCACAGCGAGAACCGGCAGCGGGAGTTCCTGCTCTCCGTCTCCCACGATCTGCGCACTCCGCTGACCGCGCTGCAGGGCTATGCCGAGGCGCTCGCCGACGGCCTGATCGAGCCGGAGCGGGTGCCCGAAGTAGGCGGCATCCTGGCCGACGAGACCCGGCGCCTGGACCGGTTCCTCGGAGACCTACTGGACCTGGCCCGGCTGGAGGCCGACGACTTCCGCCTGGACGTGGCCCCGGCCGACCTCCGCGCGTTGGTCTCCGACGCCGCCGCGTTCTGGACGGGCCTGTGCGCACGCCACGGCGTCGACCTCCGGCTCGAACGGCCGGACCTGCCCGTCGTCGTCGCGACGGACGCCTTCCGGGTCCGGCAGCTGATCGACGGCCTGGTGCAGAACGCGCTGCGGGTCACGCCCGAGGGCGCGCCCCTCGTCCTCGCCGTCCGTCCGGCCGACGCGGGCGGCGGGGCCGAGCTGCAGGTCCGCGACGGCGGGCCCGGCCTCACCGAGGACGACGTACGCATCGCCTTCGACCACGGCGCCCTGCACGAGCGCTACCGGGACACCCGCCCGGTCGGCAGCGGCCTGGGGCTGGCCATCGCCCACCGCCTGACCGGCCGGCTCGGCGCCGGCATCCGCGTCGAGGGACACGGTCCGGAAGGCGGCGCCTGCTTCACCGTCACCCTCCCGTCGGCGCCCGCCGCCTGA